From the Clostridium putrefaciens genome, one window contains:
- a CDS encoding galactokinase, which translates to MVINDLKNYFEKIFNIPSGNQYFSPGRINLIGEHTDYNGGFVLPCAITFGTYGLIRKRQDKKVRLYSLNFKEVGLIELDLLHLEYNRNHSWTNYVKGMIKYMSEENLNINSGFDILVYGNIPNGAGLSSSASLEMLIGVILKEEFSFNIDKKSLALTGKRVENEYIGVNSGIMDQFAIAFGKKNSAIILDCDTLYYEYVDMNLKDNVIVIMNTNKRRELADSKYNERRSQCEKALLKLQSVIKINNLCDLTLEEFNKYKYAIKNPIEEKRALHAISENERTKEATELLKYDDLKSFGQLMNKSHISLRDNYEVTGSELDVLAESSWKQKGCLGARMTGAGFGGCAIAIVSKKDLDLFLENVSKDYKNAIGYEASIYVASIGQGSTKLN; encoded by the coding sequence ATGGTTATAAATGACTTAAAGAATTATTTCGAAAAAATATTTAATATTCCATCAGGAAATCAGTATTTTTCACCCGGTAGAATAAACTTAATTGGTGAACATACCGATTATAATGGAGGATTTGTCCTTCCTTGTGCAATAACTTTTGGAACCTATGGCCTAATAAGAAAAAGGCAAGATAAAAAAGTTAGACTATACTCATTAAACTTTAAGGAAGTTGGATTAATAGAACTAGATTTATTACACCTTGAATATAATAGAAATCACTCCTGGACTAATTATGTTAAAGGTATGATTAAATATATGTCTGAAGAAAATTTAAATATAAATTCAGGTTTTGATATATTAGTATATGGAAACATCCCAAATGGAGCAGGCTTATCCTCTTCTGCTTCTTTAGAAATGTTAATAGGAGTCATATTAAAAGAAGAATTTTCTTTTAATATAGACAAGAAATCTCTAGCCCTTACAGGTAAAAGAGTTGAAAACGAATATATAGGTGTGAATAGTGGAATAATGGATCAGTTTGCCATAGCCTTTGGCAAAAAAAATTCTGCCATAATTCTTGATTGTGATACATTGTATTATGAGTATGTAGATATGAATTTAAAGGATAATGTTATAGTCATAATGAATACAAATAAAAGAAGAGAACTTGCTGATTCAAAATATAACGAGAGAAGATCACAATGCGAAAAGGCCCTTTTAAAGCTTCAATCTGTAATTAAAATAAATAACTTATGTGATTTAACTTTAGAAGAATTCAATAAATATAAATATGCTATTAAAAATCCTATAGAAGAAAAAAGAGCGCTGCATGCTATCTCAGAAAACGAAAGAACTAAAGAAGCTACAGAATTACTTAAATATGATGATTTAAAGTCTTTTGGTCAGTTAATGAATAAATCTCATATATCACTTAGAGATAATTATGAAGTTACAGGGAGTGAACTAGATGTTTTAGCAGAAAGCTCTTGGAAACAAAAGGGATGCTTAGGTGCTAGAATGACTGGAGCTGGTTTTGGTGGCTGTGCAATCGCCATAGTCTCTAAAAAAGACTTAGATCTCTTTCTAGAAAATGTATCTAAAGATTATAAAAATGCTATAGGATATGAAGCTTCCATTTATGTAGCTTCTATAGGCCAAGGTTCAACTAAACTGAATTAA
- a CDS encoding DUF5107 domain-containing protein, with amino-acid sequence MIEKTNFKGIEAIKLENNYLKVIIIPELGGKIASIYNIEKDFELLFQNKEDIYVKPKLYDAFEKFDASGFDDAFPTIDKCSVYINNKHIEYPDHGEIWSSEFQYETKEDKITLSYNSKILTYTYIKKLHLKGDRLICEYEIKNNGEFDIPCIWAFHCLVNCEEDMKIIFSKGTDLIENVHESKYLGKEGTVHKYPQTLDLNGGEFYLNKILPKDLKNTEKYYVKGKVNKGQCGMYYPSKDISYNIYYDEKKLPYLGFWVTEGGFRGDYNCALEPTNGYYDDIIKSTNKNSVFILQQGKSLCFNMEIELKVLKK; translated from the coding sequence ATGATAGAAAAAACTAATTTTAAAGGTATAGAAGCGATAAAACTTGAAAATAATTATTTGAAAGTTATTATAATACCAGAGCTAGGTGGTAAAATAGCATCTATTTATAATATAGAAAAGGATTTTGAACTTTTATTTCAAAATAAAGAAGATATATATGTAAAACCTAAACTTTATGATGCCTTTGAAAAGTTCGATGCCTCAGGATTTGATGATGCTTTTCCAACCATAGATAAATGCTCAGTTTATATAAATAATAAGCATATAGAGTATCCTGATCATGGAGAAATATGGAGCTCAGAATTTCAATATGAAACAAAAGAAGATAAGATAACTTTAAGTTATAATAGTAAGATATTGACCTATACTTATATTAAAAAATTGCACTTAAAAGGTGATAGATTAATATGTGAATATGAAATAAAAAATAACGGCGAGTTTGATATACCTTGCATATGGGCATTTCATTGCCTTGTTAATTGTGAGGAAGACATGAAGATTATTTTCTCAAAGGGAACAGATTTAATAGAAAATGTTCATGAAAGTAAGTATCTAGGAAAAGAGGGGACAGTTCACAAGTATCCACAAACTTTAGATTTAAATGGGGGAGAATTCTATTTAAATAAGATTCTTCCTAAGGATTTAAAAAATACGGAAAAGTACTATGTAAAAGGGAAAGTTAATAAGGGACAGTGCGGAATGTATTATCCTTCTAAAGATATAAGTTATAATATTTATTATGATGAAAAAAAGTTGCCATATTTAGGATTCTGGGTTACAGAGGGCGGATTTAGAGGAGACTATAATTGTGCATTAGAGCCCACTAATGGATATTATGATGATATAATTAAATCTACTAATAAAAATAGTGTTTTTATTTTACAGCAAGGAAAGTCATTATGTTTTAATATGGAAATAGAATTAAAGGTCCTAAAGAAGTAA
- a CDS encoding LacI family DNA-binding transcriptional regulator, with the protein MATIKDIATKAGVSISTVSRVLNFDESLNVPDVTKKKVFEAAEELNYVKRKEKRNHQNSNTKIAIVHWYSEKEELGDPYYLSIRIGVEKRCDEESIQTIRLNKEEASLNKEGIDGVVAIGKFSKEEIEFIKNISDNIVFVDSSPNEDLFDSVVIDFRKAMTEVLDYLTDLGHTTIGYIGGEEFVNKKKEKVNDYREITYIEYMKSSGIFKEDTLSLGNFTHASGYEIMKSMLKLKQVPTAFFIANDTMAIGAYKAVLEKGLRIPEDISIVGFNDISTATYLAPSLSTVKVYTEFMGESAVELLLEKLKTNREINKKVIIPTKFIIRESCRSINQ; encoded by the coding sequence ATGGCTACTATAAAAGATATTGCAACTAAAGCTGGGGTATCTATTTCTACTGTTTCAAGAGTTTTAAACTTTGATGAAAGTTTAAATGTCCCAGATGTTACAAAAAAGAAAGTTTTTGAAGCAGCAGAGGAACTTAATTATGTAAAGAGAAAAGAAAAAAGAAATCACCAAAATAGTAACACCAAAATAGCTATAGTGCATTGGTATTCTGAGAAAGAGGAGCTAGGAGATCCTTATTATCTTTCTATAAGAATAGGTGTAGAAAAAAGATGTGATGAGGAGTCTATACAAACTATAAGATTAAATAAGGAGGAAGCATCTTTAAATAAAGAAGGTATAGATGGGGTTGTTGCTATAGGTAAATTCTCAAAAGAGGAAATAGAATTCATAAAGAACATAAGTGATAATATAGTGTTTGTAGATTCTTCTCCAAATGAGGATTTATTTGATTCTGTGGTAATAGATTTTAGAAAGGCTATGACAGAAGTTTTGGATTATTTAACTGATTTAGGGCATACAACTATAGGATACATAGGTGGAGAAGAATTTGTTAATAAAAAGAAAGAAAAGGTTAATGATTATAGAGAAATAACATATATAGAATATATGAAATCTAGCGGAATATTTAAAGAGGATACATTATCACTAGGAAACTTTACTCATGCATCTGGTTATGAGATTATGAAAAGTATGCTAAAACTAAAACAAGTACCAACAGCATTTTTTATTGCTAATGATACTATGGCTATAGGGGCATATAAAGCAGTATTAGAAAAAGGACTTAGGATTCCAGAAGATATTAGTATAGTAGGGTTTAATGATATATCTACCGCTACCTATTTAGCTCCTTCATTATCTACTGTCAAAGTTTATACAGAATTCATGGGAGAGTCAGCAGTAGAACTTTTGTTAGAAAAATTAAAAACTAATAGAGAAATAAATAAAAAGGTTATAATACCAACTAAATTTATAATAAGAGAAAGTTGTAGAAGTATAAACCAATAA